A single window of Xylocopilactobacillus apicola DNA harbors:
- a CDS encoding AAA family ATPase, producing MNDYSTNVNDYQRAYNLVQKITAQTSKVIIGKDEVVKMTIAAMLASGHVLFDDIPGVGKTTLVRGLARAIGLDFTRIQFTPDLMPADILGTSIFNQNTNKFSFHQGPIFSTVVLADEINRATPRTQSALLEAMSDYSVTVDDNHFDLNPDFFVLGTQNPLAFEGTYPLPEAQLDRFLMRLTIGYPDVDDEFRLIYQTDLSDHIERVQEVASTHDIHWLKGLVKSVHLANNVATYVLNLVQATRNQPEIKLGISPRGTLALVQAAKAYAVTNGENYVSPETVQQVLLPVFSHRIILEDEYVQTIQPEEILQEIVAQVEIPVH from the coding sequence ATGAACGATTATTCAACTAATGTTAATGATTATCAACGAGCTTATAATTTGGTGCAGAAAATCACTGCCCAAACAAGCAAAGTAATTATTGGTAAAGACGAAGTTGTTAAAATGACAATTGCGGCAATGCTTGCTTCGGGACATGTGCTTTTTGATGATATTCCTGGGGTTGGTAAAACGACTTTAGTTCGAGGTTTAGCGCGAGCAATTGGTTTGGATTTCACTCGAATCCAATTTACACCTGATTTAATGCCTGCTGACATTTTGGGGACTTCAATTTTTAATCAAAATACGAATAAGTTTTCTTTTCATCAAGGACCAATTTTTTCGACAGTGGTTTTGGCTGACGAGATTAATCGAGCAACCCCGCGGACTCAATCTGCGCTATTAGAGGCGATGTCTGATTATTCGGTAACGGTTGATGACAATCACTTTGATTTGAATCCTGATTTTTTTGTACTTGGGACGCAAAATCCGTTAGCTTTTGAAGGGACGTATCCTTTACCGGAAGCTCAGCTGGACCGCTTTTTGATGCGGTTAACGATTGGTTATCCAGATGTTGATGATGAATTTCGTTTAATTTATCAAACTGATCTAAGTGATCATATCGAACGAGTGCAAGAAGTTGCTAGTACTCACGACATTCATTGGCTCAAAGGTCTTGTGAAATCAGTTCATTTAGCAAATAATGTTGCGACTTATGTTCTGAATTTAGTTCAGGCAACGCGCAATCAACCAGAAATTAAATTGGGGATTAGTCCGCGGGGAACGCTTGCTTTAGTTCAAGCTGCCAAAGCTTATGCTGTTACTAATGGTGAAAATTATGTTTCGCCTGAAACCGTGCAACAAGTGCTCTTACCCGTATTCTCTCATCGAATTATTTTAGAAGATGAGTATGTGCAGACAATTCAGCCAGAGGAGATTCTCCAGGAAATTGTCGCGCAGGTTGAAATTCCGGTTCATTAA
- a CDS encoding DUF58 domain-containing protein, with protein MMRQKFLTYLHNIATLFVFFLFLLFGWIFNNVTGWAIFYTFFIFLILEFIQILAPLHGVRVSSREQFIYYGDEDEFLKLDLSAKHHLFFPRLSIQLFDRQVFRGEGKISSRDFLHPAHLDLYLYLLPRGYYPENTLLLLANDYFLMWEKSRIIGQKMDLYILPQRLKKEGQRLALAVEKIMQIPAKDAEITSFEFKKYRDYENRDSLKSIDWKKSAKTSKLTVREDYPEREPQNVLIFWGENGENFEHSLAIFNSMYEVLDPTDFQQVFLVGEKSYVGKHIDKKWLAELEAFTQMPKLELLSKVRERNVYLFSVGTSANLNRAAQFLRQHNEIIYLNLKSPELLLITSRYFSRQVYLEDYNEN; from the coding sequence ATGATGCGGCAGAAATTTCTAACATATTTGCATAATATCGCAACCTTATTTGTCTTTTTTTTGTTTTTGCTTTTTGGGTGGATTTTCAACAACGTAACAGGCTGGGCTATTTTTTATACCTTTTTTATATTTTTGATTCTTGAATTTATCCAGATCCTAGCGCCGTTACACGGAGTTCGTGTAAGTTCGCGTGAACAGTTTATTTATTATGGTGATGAAGATGAATTTCTGAAATTGGATCTTTCAGCGAAGCACCATCTTTTCTTTCCGCGGCTATCAATTCAGTTGTTTGACCGCCAAGTTTTTCGAGGCGAGGGGAAAATAAGTAGTCGGGATTTCTTGCATCCAGCTCATCTCGATCTTTATTTATACCTACTTCCACGGGGATATTATCCGGAGAATACATTGCTGCTCTTAGCTAATGACTACTTTCTGATGTGGGAAAAAAGTCGGATTATTGGGCAAAAAATGGATTTGTATATTTTGCCGCAACGACTAAAAAAAGAGGGGCAGCGCTTGGCCCTGGCAGTCGAGAAAATTATGCAAATTCCGGCTAAAGATGCTGAAATTACAAGCTTTGAATTTAAGAAATATCGAGATTACGAGAATCGGGACAGTCTGAAGTCGATCGACTGGAAGAAGTCAGCCAAAACATCAAAATTGACGGTACGGGAAGACTATCCAGAACGAGAACCGCAAAATGTTTTAATTTTCTGGGGCGAGAACGGGGAGAATTTTGAGCATTCGTTGGCGATTTTTAACTCAATGTATGAAGTTTTGGACCCAACAGACTTTCAGCAAGTTTTTTTGGTGGGCGAGAAATCTTATGTGGGTAAACACATTGATAAGAAGTGGTTGGCTGAGCTAGAAGCTTTTACTCAAATGCCAAAGCTCGAATTGTTGTCAAAAGTTAGAGAACGCAACGTTTATCTTTTTAGTGTGGGGACTTCTGCCAACTTAAATCGAGCTGCCCAATTTCTGCGCCAGCATAATGAAATTATTTATTTAAATCTCAAATCGCCAGAATTGCTGTTAATTACCTCCCGCTATTTTTCGAGGCAGGTTTATTTAGAGGATTACAATGAAAATTAA
- a CDS encoding transglutaminase-like domain-containing protein: protein MKIKKNALALFFLAILNVVIVAAAVPGFVDINLPDTKAIVLKKILFIDFYLFIVAMAFYLGAKKRRWWGFVSWIFGFVSQLFLLFLLFPSQAGHNWFKVFGAEVSRELSSLWGFNFVVMPTVLATIIVLFFATLILGFGIYCDLWYITFPLVLTYILSITVFDSHDHWVAAIVILLCFALQIFMVTNYQEIFVSKKPHLGLLVLAFLVLAISLGGGIIFRKTFVNLTKVVDGPGVRVRNKLNTLGFYQTINEQTQNNPEARKAGFSINSRELGGPMLDNNRLVYTVWEKQPNYLRIDTKHNYSGRGFNDNETLGSELSGRTLLLDEVKLPTKGTRSSIKIIYSNTMKAAVNQFIPQVYGKISIDFGSQKINSATHNMENSLLQYDNSKSRTSQFSYEVNYYDVSNDNIKKNTGGEIPEDVQKMYTQLPKKLPSRVNELAQQVTKSKDNQLDKVLALQNYLKTNSRFTYSRLEAQRTPAGHDFVDYFLFDHPVGYCDNFATSMVVMLRTLGIPARYAEGFSPGTSKQKIGDNYEYEIRNNNAHSWPEVYFAQIGWVPFEPTPGFRGRGKDSDNSSSVDDLTAKGSSQTSSGSNSSETSSSSGSTSSSTSKSTKSSTSSLSKKSAPKTPPHKPNPFLPWILSIMALVLIVALFIFRQTFYWLFLGIVFAGGRWPEKCYLTILRYFEGRLKRESDEPLAQYAKRVGILYPQINDLFIKSTHQYEVKIYGNEAESSELGSVLHELIITMMKNPRSLSS, encoded by the coding sequence ATGAAAATTAAGAAGAATGCTCTAGCATTATTTTTTTTAGCAATACTCAATGTTGTGATTGTCGCAGCAGCAGTTCCCGGATTTGTTGATATCAATCTACCAGACACCAAAGCAATTGTTTTGAAGAAAATCCTCTTTATTGATTTTTATTTGTTTATAGTTGCAATGGCATTTTACTTAGGAGCTAAAAAACGGCGCTGGTGGGGATTTGTCAGCTGGATTTTTGGCTTCGTTTCCCAACTTTTCTTGCTTTTTCTACTATTTCCTAGTCAGGCTGGGCATAATTGGTTTAAAGTATTTGGAGCAGAAGTCAGCCGTGAATTGAGCAGTTTGTGGGGCTTTAATTTTGTTGTGATGCCGACGGTTTTAGCGACGATTATTGTCCTTTTTTTCGCCACTTTGATTTTGGGATTTGGAATTTATTGCGATCTGTGGTACATAACATTTCCGCTAGTTCTGACTTATATTCTGTCGATTACGGTCTTCGATAGCCACGATCACTGGGTGGCAGCGATTGTGATTTTGCTTTGTTTTGCTCTACAAATTTTTATGGTTACCAACTATCAGGAGATTTTTGTCAGCAAAAAACCGCATTTAGGGTTATTGGTGCTCGCTTTTTTGGTGCTCGCTATTTCACTTGGCGGGGGAATAATTTTTCGCAAGACTTTTGTGAATTTGACCAAAGTCGTTGATGGACCAGGGGTGCGGGTGCGAAATAAGCTCAACACGCTGGGATTCTATCAAACAATTAATGAACAAACGCAAAATAATCCCGAAGCCAGAAAGGCAGGATTTTCAATCAACAGTCGCGAACTTGGGGGACCTATGCTCGATAACAACCGATTGGTTTATACAGTTTGGGAGAAACAGCCGAATTATCTGCGCATCGATACGAAGCATAACTACTCTGGGCGCGGGTTTAACGATAACGAAACTTTAGGGAGCGAATTGTCGGGGCGCACGCTTTTGCTTGATGAGGTTAAGCTGCCAACTAAAGGGACTCGAAGCTCAATCAAAATTATTTATAGCAATACTATGAAGGCGGCGGTTAACCAGTTTATTCCGCAAGTTTACGGGAAAATTTCGATTGATTTTGGCAGCCAGAAGATTAATTCAGCCACACATAATATGGAAAATTCTCTTTTGCAATATGATAATTCTAAAAGCAGAACTTCCCAATTTAGCTATGAAGTAAACTATTATGATGTCTCAAATGATAATATCAAAAAGAATACCGGAGGCGAGATCCCGGAAGATGTCCAGAAGATGTACACGCAGCTGCCAAAGAAATTGCCGTCGCGGGTCAATGAATTAGCCCAACAGGTCACAAAAAGTAAGGATAATCAGCTCGATAAAGTGCTGGCGCTGCAAAATTATTTGAAGACAAATTCACGCTTCACTTATTCACGTCTTGAAGCTCAGAGAACACCCGCGGGCCATGACTTTGTTGATTATTTTCTCTTTGATCATCCGGTCGGTTATTGCGACAATTTTGCCACTTCAATGGTGGTAATGCTTCGCACGCTAGGTATTCCAGCGCGTTATGCCGAAGGATTTTCGCCTGGGACCTCCAAGCAGAAGATTGGGGATAATTACGAATACGAGATTAGAAACAACAACGCTCACAGCTGGCCGGAGGTTTACTTTGCCCAGATTGGCTGGGTTCCGTTTGAACCGACGCCAGGCTTTCGAGGTCGTGGCAAGGATTCAGATAATTCTTCTTCAGTCGATGATTTAACGGCGAAGGGTTCCAGCCAGACCTCTAGTGGCTCTAATAGCTCTGAGACAAGTTCAAGTAGTGGTTCAACGAGTTCTTCGACTAGTAAGTCCACGAAAAGTTCGACTAGCAGCCTCTCGAAGAAGTCAGCTCCCAAGACGCCGCCGCACAAGCCTAATCCGTTCTTGCCGTGGATACTGTCAATAATGGCACTCGTTTTGATTGTTGCGCTCTTTATTTTCCGCCAGACTTTCTATTGGCTTTTCTTAGGAATTGTGTTTGCGGGAGGAAGGTGGCCTGAAAAATGCTATTTAACGATTTTGCGTTATTTTGAAGGACGTCTAAAACGCGAATCTGATGAACCGCTCGCTCAATATGCTAAGCGGGTGGGGATCCTTTATCCGCAGATTAACGATTTGTTTATTAAATCGACGCATCAGTACGAAGTGAAGATCTATGGAAATGAGGCTGAATCTAGTGAGTTGGGTTCAGTCTTACATGAATTGATAATTACGATGATGAAAAATCCACGGAGTTTGAGTAGTTAA